A stretch of Roseibium porphyridii DNA encodes these proteins:
- the bchE gene encoding magnesium-protoporphyrin IX monomethyl ester anaerobic oxidative cyclase, producing the protein MKVLIVNPPHTAIGSRIPDDHLPPLGLLSIAGPLIDDDHEVDFLDAEFGPLPISDIVSAIEKSGCEALLLGHSGSTSAHPTSSEIARRAKECCPGLLVIYGGVFPTYHWRDILREAPEFDILVRGEGEETCRQLVNALGRNQPIAGIRGIAFRAEGKVVSTPPQPMIRDLDAYRIAWELIDFDRYSYWGGKRAVVVQFSRGCPHPCTYCGQRGFWTQWRHRNPEVFAAELAWLHRKYGIEVFNFADENPTSSKKMWKRFLEAIISENVEITLVGSTRADDIVRDRDHLHLYKKAGVERFLMGMEHTDEKVLAKIRKGATPSTDREAIRLMRQHGMLSLATWVVGFEEERDSDYWRVLRLLLSYDPDQIQSLYVTPHRWTPLFGDIRHRRVIQLDQRKWDYKHQVLATRHVPPWRVFLWVKAIEFIVQSRPRALWRLWSMRDPKLRHAHKWYYAMGRRVWIHEVLGFLFRDKRIKNGPSVAEYWGANHESEEALSRSRSAAPSISDAEPLQLNSAS; encoded by the coding sequence ATGAAAGTGCTCATCGTCAATCCGCCACATACGGCCATCGGCAGCCGTATACCTGATGACCATCTGCCACCACTTGGTCTTCTTTCCATCGCAGGGCCTCTGATCGACGATGATCATGAAGTAGATTTTCTGGATGCGGAATTCGGTCCATTGCCGATTTCTGACATCGTTTCCGCAATAGAAAAATCCGGTTGCGAAGCTCTGTTACTCGGCCATTCCGGGTCAACGTCCGCCCATCCGACAAGTTCCGAAATTGCAAGGCGTGCCAAAGAGTGCTGTCCGGGGTTGCTGGTCATCTATGGGGGTGTTTTCCCGACTTATCACTGGCGGGACATTCTGCGCGAAGCACCAGAGTTCGACATTCTGGTCAGGGGCGAAGGCGAGGAAACCTGCCGACAGCTCGTCAATGCTCTTGGTCGAAACCAACCGATTGCCGGCATAAGAGGCATAGCGTTTCGAGCAGAAGGGAAGGTTGTCTCAACACCGCCGCAGCCGATGATTCGAGACCTCGACGCCTACCGAATCGCATGGGAACTGATCGACTTTGATCGCTATTCCTACTGGGGAGGAAAGCGCGCGGTGGTCGTCCAGTTTTCAAGGGGGTGCCCACATCCTTGTACCTATTGTGGCCAGCGCGGGTTCTGGACACAGTGGCGCCATCGTAACCCGGAGGTTTTTGCAGCCGAATTGGCCTGGCTTCATCGCAAGTATGGCATCGAGGTTTTCAATTTTGCCGACGAAAACCCAACGTCCTCGAAGAAAATGTGGAAACGGTTTCTGGAGGCGATCATCTCGGAGAATGTTGAAATCACTTTGGTTGGCTCAACGAGAGCAGACGATATTGTTCGTGATCGTGACCATCTTCATCTTTACAAGAAAGCGGGCGTGGAACGGTTCCTGATGGGCATGGAACACACGGATGAGAAGGTTCTTGCCAAGATCCGCAAAGGCGCGACACCCAGTACGGACCGTGAAGCGATCCGGCTCATGCGGCAGCACGGCATGCTGTCCCTCGCAACCTGGGTGGTCGGTTTTGAAGAGGAACGGGATAGTGACTACTGGCGGGTTCTTCGTCTACTGCTCAGCTATGACCCGGATCAGATTCAATCGCTTTACGTGACGCCGCATCGCTGGACACCACTGTTTGGCGATATCCGGCACCGCCGGGTCATCCAGTTGGATCAGCGCAAGTGGGACTATAAACACCAGGTCCTTGCCACACGGCATGTACCGCCCTGGCGGGTATTTCTTTGGGTGAAGGCAATCGAATTCATCGTGCAATCCCGTCCACGTGCGCTTTGGCGGCTTTGGTCAATGCGCGATCCAAAGCTCAGGCACGCCCACAAATGGTACTATGCAATGGGCCGAAGGGTGTGGATACACGAGGTGCTCGGGTTCCTGTTTCGCGACAAGCGCATCAAAAATGGGCCAAGCGTGGCTGAATATTGGGGTGCAAATCACGAGAGCGAGGAAGCGTTGTCACGAAGTCGATCGGCGGCTCCTTCTATCTCCGACGCTGAGCCATTGCAGTTGAACAGTGCGAGCTAG
- a CDS encoding cobalt-precorrin-5B (C(1))-methyltransferase — MSRNEPKELRRGWTTGACATAAAKAAYEALLTGTFPDPVEITLPKGGTTQFALTRHALSGNTATASITKDAGDDPDVTHGALITSAVTRLPPTEGVKFRAGEGVGTVTRPGLPVPPGEPAINPVPRQMMQAAIAEVATRHQAAGDVEITVSIEGGAELAQKTMNPRLGIVGGLSVLGTTGIVRPFSCAAWIASIHRGIDVARAIGLTHVVGATGSSSEDAVRCRYQLDEAAYLDMGDFAGGLLKYLRAHPVDKLTMAGGFAKMSKLAQGALDLHSARSSVDFSFLQDLLSEAAAPASLIEAAASANTAKEVLDASLAENIDLSLPLARRSKAAVRRILRDAPVAIEVLITDRQGLVLGECGFDTNT, encoded by the coding sequence ATGTCGAGAAATGAGCCCAAAGAGTTGCGACGCGGTTGGACGACCGGCGCCTGTGCAACGGCCGCAGCGAAAGCGGCCTATGAAGCACTTCTCACGGGCACCTTTCCGGACCCCGTTGAAATCACGCTGCCAAAGGGCGGCACAACGCAATTCGCGCTGACGCGCCACGCACTATCAGGCAATACAGCAACCGCTTCCATAACAAAGGATGCGGGCGACGACCCTGATGTGACGCATGGCGCGCTGATCACATCAGCTGTCACGAGATTGCCACCGACTGAAGGTGTGAAGTTCAGGGCCGGAGAAGGGGTTGGCACGGTGACACGGCCCGGCTTGCCGGTTCCCCCGGGCGAACCCGCGATCAACCCCGTGCCGCGCCAGATGATGCAGGCGGCCATTGCGGAAGTCGCCACCAGACACCAAGCTGCCGGCGACGTTGAAATCACCGTTTCCATCGAAGGTGGAGCTGAGCTCGCGCAGAAAACCATGAACCCCCGCCTGGGTATCGTGGGAGGGCTCTCGGTTCTTGGCACGACAGGCATCGTGCGCCCATTTTCCTGCGCCGCATGGATTGCCTCGATCCATCGGGGTATTGATGTTGCCCGGGCGATCGGATTGACGCATGTGGTCGGTGCCACCGGATCATCTTCGGAAGACGCTGTTCGCTGCCGCTACCAACTGGATGAGGCTGCCTATCTGGATATGGGCGATTTTGCGGGCGGCCTTTTGAAATACTTGCGCGCCCATCCCGTGGACAAGCTGACGATGGCCGGCGGATTTGCCAAGATGTCGAAACTGGCCCAAGGCGCGCTCGACCTGCATTCAGCGCGCAGTTCCGTCGATTTCTCGTTTCTGCAGGACCTTCTCAGCGAAGCGGCGGCTCCCGCATCCCTGATCGAAGCCGCCGCATCGGCCAATACCGCCAAAGAAGTGCTTGATGCGTCTCTGGCAGAAAATATCGACCTGAGCTTGCCGTTGGCGCGCAGGTCAAAGGCAGCGGTGCGCCGGATCCTGAGGGACGCTCCTGTTGCGATCGAGGTCCTGATCACGGATCGGCAGGGACTTGTTCTCGGAGAATGTGGATTTGACACGAACACTTGA
- a CDS encoding UDP-phosphate alpha N-acetylglucosaminyltransferase, translating into MLYSQLSDRPAFAGTLQDIEERRYQLWLKAVSAVVIATLTFNFLLAVFNTNLIGISESHVILTELALIGCALLLAMSRNPALYVILALYLSYMAFILALRPELDLKAIRDFLIPIIFYFIGRKFQRIEDADRLVWTCTFIVLAIGFFEFLFLDLYTQVVDIFGYYVARGTLEIDDNFIEGSNLFVSSTRVGGRNFFDFLGQIRASSVFLEPVTMGNFGAFLCLWALFRKGMHHRILLLVLAFVVIVLADARFGMFVCFFLFVAAGAAYLVPRFLWWCLPPLIVFALAVFGGLFPDLPWADNFIGRLIHASHLQQLITLDALFGLQPDVPFLADNGFAYSIVKCGIIGLLALWTLFVFAPSNSPQALHFKALAVVYISLLMTVSNSFYSIKLAALFWVAAGAADIMKSSTTITRRQDVTAKPRPSNHETRSFWSTREQNRQSLRARV; encoded by the coding sequence ATGTTGTACTCTCAGCTGTCTGACCGGCCGGCTTTTGCCGGAACACTGCAGGACATTGAAGAGCGTCGCTACCAACTCTGGCTGAAAGCTGTCAGCGCAGTTGTTATCGCGACCCTGACCTTCAACTTCCTGCTGGCGGTTTTCAACACAAACTTGATCGGAATCTCTGAAAGCCACGTCATCTTGACCGAGCTAGCCTTGATTGGCTGCGCGCTGCTGCTCGCCATGAGCCGCAATCCTGCGCTCTATGTCATTCTGGCGCTTTACCTGAGTTACATGGCCTTCATTCTTGCCTTGCGTCCGGAACTTGATCTGAAAGCCATTCGCGACTTTCTCATCCCGATTATCTTCTATTTCATTGGACGCAAATTCCAACGGATAGAAGACGCTGACAGGCTGGTTTGGACCTGTACCTTCATTGTTCTGGCAATCGGATTCTTCGAATTCCTTTTCCTGGATCTGTACACGCAGGTCGTTGATATCTTTGGATATTACGTTGCGCGTGGCACCTTGGAAATCGATGACAACTTTATCGAAGGTTCGAATTTGTTTGTCTCGAGCACCCGCGTCGGAGGACGGAACTTCTTTGACTTTCTCGGTCAGATCAGAGCTTCTTCGGTCTTCCTGGAACCCGTTACGATGGGCAATTTCGGAGCATTTCTATGCCTTTGGGCGCTCTTTCGAAAAGGCATGCATCACCGTATTCTGCTCCTGGTACTGGCCTTTGTCGTCATTGTCCTCGCGGACGCCCGGTTCGGAATGTTCGTGTGTTTCTTCCTGTTCGTTGCAGCAGGCGCTGCCTATCTCGTCCCAAGATTTCTTTGGTGGTGCCTGCCGCCGTTGATCGTATTTGCGCTGGCTGTTTTCGGTGGTCTCTTTCCCGACTTGCCCTGGGCTGACAACTTCATTGGACGGCTCATCCATGCCAGTCACCTGCAGCAGCTGATCACTCTGGATGCATTGTTCGGTTTGCAGCCGGATGTTCCCTTTCTTGCCGACAACGGTTTTGCCTATTCCATCGTCAAGTGCGGGATTATCGGTTTGCTGGCCCTCTGGACGCTCTTTGTCTTTGCGCCTTCCAACAGCCCGCAAGCGCTTCACTTCAAGGCCTTGGCCGTTGTCTATATTTCCTTGCTCATGACCGTTTCCAACTCGTTTTATTCGATCAAGCTGGCAGCCCTTTTCTGGGTCGCTGCAGGAGCGGCAGACATCATGAAGTCGTCAACAACCATCACGCGACGACAAGATGTCACCGCAAAACCCCGTCCATCGAACCACGAGACCCGAAGCTTTTGGAGCACGCGGGAGCAAAACCGTCAGAGCCTCAGAGCACGAGTATAA
- a CDS encoding cobalt-precorrin-6A reductase, with product MDLTRTLDHILLLAGTSEARQLAKSIAQRFAAVRLTVSFAGVVKDLPDLGVPTRVGGFGGVDGLVSYLQEEGVDLIIDATHPFAAQMSRHAVDAAGQTDTHLIRLERPIWHEVDGDTWQHVASTTAAAEALPEKSRAFLSVGRKEIDKFTNRDDCFALVRMIEPPERPLPDHWHLVLERPSKSVDAERHLLKHHKITHLVTKNSGGASSYAKIEAARQLEVPLLMIKRPALPDANTAASTAEVLKFIEQFVDCRD from the coding sequence GTGGATTTGACACGAACACTTGACCACATCTTGCTGCTTGCCGGAACCTCCGAGGCACGACAACTAGCAAAGTCTATTGCTCAACGTTTTGCCGCGGTCAGACTGACAGTATCCTTTGCGGGAGTTGTCAAAGATCTGCCCGATCTCGGTGTTCCGACCCGGGTAGGCGGATTTGGAGGCGTTGATGGTCTTGTCAGCTATCTTCAAGAGGAAGGTGTCGACCTGATCATTGATGCGACGCACCCCTTCGCTGCCCAAATGAGCCGACATGCCGTTGACGCTGCCGGTCAGACCGATACGCATCTCATCCGCCTAGAGCGGCCCATATGGCATGAAGTTGACGGTGACACCTGGCAACATGTTGCCTCGACAACCGCTGCAGCTGAGGCGCTGCCCGAAAAGTCGCGCGCGTTTCTTTCAGTCGGGCGAAAGGAAATTGACAAGTTCACCAATCGAGACGACTGCTTTGCATTGGTACGAATGATTGAGCCGCCCGAACGACCGTTGCCCGATCACTGGCACTTGGTTCTCGAACGTCCTTCCAAAAGCGTCGATGCCGAACGACACTTGCTCAAGCACCACAAGATCACGCATCTGGTGACGAAAAACAGCGGTGGAGCCTCCTCCTACGCCAAGATCGAAGCAGCCCGGCAACTCGAGGTCCCTCTTCTCATGATCAAGAGACCGGCGTTACCGGACGCCAACACGGCTGCCTCGACAGCCGAGGTCCTGAAATTTATCGAACAGTTCGTGGATTGTCGCGACTAG
- a CDS encoding cobyrinate a,c-diamide synthase: MRVEAAPVTTKGLMIAAPTSGAGKTTLTLALLRAFKDASKVIVSAKSGPDYIDPRFHQAASGKPCVNLDAWAMTPDTLNSLALSQTDNAELMIVEAAMGLFDGAANGKGSAADLAVALGIPVVLVIDCAKQAQSVAALVHGFRTFRSDIDLAGVILNRVGSARHEKMLRDALAPLEVEVFGAIERSDALGLPARHLGLVQANEHPDLDAFLKGAAGVCRDRIDLDLLAHKAVQLSDAKRRSRDLPEPLGQRIAVAQDVAFAFAYPHLLKHWQESGAELSFFSPLADEAPDNSADAVYLPGGYPELHAGKLASATRFFAGMTEAANAERLIYGECGGYMTLGEGMIDAEGIRHRMLGLLPLETSFKARKRHLGYRKLRPLKGAPWTRPLTAHEFHYASIMSEGKAARLFAAEDAAGNQLGDLGQTIGTVSGSFAHVIACS, encoded by the coding sequence ATGCGGGTTGAAGCTGCACCTGTCACGACAAAGGGCCTGATGATTGCCGCACCGACGTCCGGTGCCGGCAAGACAACTCTGACGCTTGCGCTTCTTCGGGCCTTTAAAGACGCTAGCAAGGTGATCGTCTCAGCCAAGTCGGGTCCGGACTATATCGACCCACGCTTTCACCAGGCGGCCAGTGGAAAACCTTGCGTCAATCTGGACGCCTGGGCCATGACACCTGACACGCTCAATTCTCTGGCTCTTTCTCAGACAGACAACGCCGAACTGATGATCGTTGAGGCAGCCATGGGCCTCTTCGACGGTGCTGCAAATGGCAAAGGCTCTGCAGCAGATCTCGCCGTTGCGCTGGGTATTCCCGTCGTTCTCGTCATTGACTGCGCAAAACAGGCTCAGTCGGTCGCCGCACTTGTTCACGGCTTTCGCACTTTCCGGTCAGACATCGATTTGGCGGGTGTCATCTTGAACCGGGTGGGCAGTGCCCGGCACGAAAAGATGCTGCGTGATGCGCTCGCACCGCTCGAGGTCGAGGTGTTTGGGGCCATCGAAAGGTCTGATGCTCTTGGTCTTCCCGCACGCCACCTTGGGCTGGTGCAGGCGAACGAACACCCGGACCTAGACGCTTTTTTGAAGGGGGCTGCAGGCGTTTGTCGGGACAGAATAGATCTGGACCTTTTGGCGCATAAGGCAGTTCAACTCAGTGACGCGAAGCGGCGGTCCCGCGATCTGCCTGAGCCGCTTGGCCAGCGAATTGCCGTTGCGCAAGATGTTGCCTTCGCCTTTGCCTATCCGCATCTCCTGAAACACTGGCAGGAAAGTGGAGCTGAGCTATCCTTTTTTTCACCGCTTGCCGATGAAGCGCCAGACAACAGCGCGGATGCGGTTTATCTTCCTGGCGGTTATCCGGAACTGCATGCGGGAAAGCTCGCCAGCGCGACACGGTTTTTCGCCGGCATGACAGAAGCAGCGAATGCCGAGCGCCTCATCTACGGCGAGTGCGGCGGCTACATGACACTCGGCGAAGGAATGATCGATGCAGAGGGCATTCGCCACCGGATGCTCGGGCTTCTTCCGTTGGAAACGTCGTTCAAGGCGCGCAAGCGCCACCTCGGATACCGCAAGCTGCGCCCGCTGAAAGGTGCTCCCTGGACCCGTCCCCTGACGGCACATGAATTTCACTATGCAAGCATCATGTCGGAAGGAAAGGCCGCACGATTGTTTGCTGCTGAGGATGCCGCTGGCAATCAACTTGGCGATCTTGGGCAAACCATAGGGACGGTCAGCGGCTCCTTTGCACATGTGATCGCCTGCAGTTGA
- a CDS encoding Crp/Fnr family transcriptional regulator: MSGQEDIRAAFDAAGLQATDVVLKKHNFLFRTGDQVKRMFFVRTGRLVMVRILESGQELVVQRADPGDLFAEASLFSDRYHCDAVGETDVRCTAYDKAAVLEALNDPAMAMLMLKAYSIQIRGLRNQIELRNIKRADDRVYSYLQSLPPDAKGWRDPHLSWKDVSRTLGLSHEACYRALALLDKSKRIEREENRCRLI; encoded by the coding sequence ATGAGTGGCCAAGAAGACATACGCGCGGCGTTTGACGCTGCCGGATTGCAAGCCACTGATGTCGTATTGAAAAAACACAACTTTCTTTTTCGAACAGGCGATCAGGTCAAGCGCATGTTTTTTGTACGGACGGGCCGACTGGTCATGGTTCGTATCCTTGAAAGCGGCCAGGAACTCGTCGTACAGCGCGCCGACCCCGGCGACCTCTTCGCAGAGGCGTCCCTTTTTTCAGACCGTTACCATTGCGATGCCGTTGGTGAAACGGACGTTCGTTGCACGGCTTATGACAAGGCTGCTGTGCTGGAAGCGCTCAATGATCCAGCCATGGCGATGCTGATGCTGAAAGCCTACTCGATTCAGATCCGCGGCCTGCGCAATCAGATCGAGCTGCGCAACATCAAACGTGCCGACGACAGGGTTTATTCCTATCTTCAATCTTTACCACCCGATGCGAAGGGCTGGCGCGACCCGCATCTTTCCTGGAAAGACGTTTCTCGGACGCTCGGCCTATCGCATGAGGCCTGTTATCGTGCACTCGCATTGCTCGACAAAAGCAAGCGGATCGAACGGGAAGAAAACCGCTGCCGTCTCATCTGA
- the cobA gene encoding uroporphyrinogen-III C-methyltransferase: protein MMNAESDNNSLPNGLPDFEPGWVWLAGAGPGDPGLLTLHALNGLRQADVVVYDALVDSSILAWVKPDAVTDFAGKRGGKPSPKQRDITLKLIDYARQGKRVLRLKGGDPFVFGRGGEEALGLVEAGIPFRIIPGITAGIGGLAYAGIPATHRDCNQAVTFLTGHDQSGLTPDAINWEGIAKGSPVIVMYMAMKHLETIAGKLMAGGRSAAEPVGIVCNASLDGQEILETSLGRCAEDAKASGMAPPAIVVVGEVVRLRSGLDWLGAMTGKMLDSDPLELRSGRCSADAG, encoded by the coding sequence ATGATGAACGCAGAGAGCGACAACAACAGCTTGCCCAACGGCTTACCGGATTTTGAGCCGGGTTGGGTCTGGCTGGCCGGTGCGGGCCCGGGTGACCCTGGATTGCTGACGTTGCATGCCTTGAACGGCCTGCGCCAGGCGGACGTGGTGGTTTACGATGCGCTTGTCGACAGCAGCATCCTTGCCTGGGTCAAACCGGATGCGGTTACGGACTTTGCGGGAAAGCGGGGCGGCAAACCCAGTCCCAAGCAGCGTGACATCACCCTGAAGCTGATCGATTACGCGCGTCAGGGCAAAAGGGTGTTGCGACTGAAGGGGGGTGACCCATTCGTTTTCGGCCGTGGCGGTGAGGAAGCGCTCGGACTGGTCGAGGCTGGAATTCCGTTTCGGATCATACCTGGAATAACAGCAGGTATCGGCGGTCTTGCCTATGCCGGAATTCCAGCGACACACCGCGACTGCAATCAGGCCGTCACGTTTCTGACAGGACACGACCAGTCCGGACTGACGCCGGACGCCATCAACTGGGAGGGCATCGCCAAAGGTTCGCCGGTTATTGTCATGTATATGGCAATGAAGCATCTGGAAACGATTGCCGGAAAACTCATGGCGGGTGGACGATCCGCAGCTGAGCCGGTTGGCATTGTCTGCAACGCTTCTCTTGACGGCCAGGAAATCCTCGAAACCAGCCTGGGTCGGTGTGCCGAAGACGCCAAGGCTTCAGGGATGGCTCCGCCGGCAATTGTGGTCGTTGGCGAAGTCGTACGGCTGCGCAGTGGCCTTGACTGGCTCGGAGCAATGACCGGCAAGATGCTGGATAGTGATCCGCTGGAGCTGCGGTCCGGCCGCTGTTCGGCCGATGCGGGTTGA
- a CDS encoding GumC family protein → MIDITDIPALLKRNIFWLLLFPVLFAGIAFVFVALKTPVYETRAELLVQPEGAQIISNNPVGTASNQSLQSMDLDSQTHIILSAAVLNQVANSLGLDDSPQFQQPGLRQKILGGFSSNRSSAESREATLEALREALNVYRIERSLVFVIVVKHTDAQLAAAIANETANAYIEQSRTNRTQSLARASESLSEQAEQLRGRVETAEAAVEAYKARQGLISTAGGSVVDQQLDALNNQITEARVAMERAKVINDQMASLTLADVEAGVVPQDAISSVLNSLRVQYSRIAQQEAEAATTLGANHPTLRELRSQMNNTGRQIQSELQRIKQTVKGQFEQARLTLSGLEQQSKNLQSQNTLQGKALIELRQLQSEADASRSIYEAFLKRSRELEELPELDANSSRILSEAPVPSSPTGPNKIVALGAGSLFGFVFAAAGVIGLALLRGNLTSERAVVTGTGAPILANISAPANDRGSGSALTGWLGKPGSSIQKQNGIARTRVAYALRQAFADEKPANVLVLSIGNTGNTSRFIRNVAVELHDMGEEVLFAHTVGKRRADQSSDSTEASANPRVNTLNKLAMNLSDQGLAIAANDSDLGSVSQRKGLSSYLRVEQIDTRRKYAANADLASSYDDFLLIDAGNIDASPLLPVLLRHCDGIILITALGETRSSDFERTTAYLEPWQDRIIGNVVLSAV, encoded by the coding sequence ATGATCGATATCACGGACATACCTGCACTTCTGAAACGCAATATCTTCTGGCTGCTTCTGTTTCCAGTCCTTTTTGCCGGAATAGCGTTTGTCTTTGTTGCCTTGAAGACCCCCGTCTACGAGACGAGAGCCGAACTTCTTGTGCAGCCGGAAGGAGCGCAGATCATATCCAACAATCCGGTGGGGACGGCCAGCAACCAATCCCTCCAGAGCATGGATCTGGACAGCCAAACGCACATCATATTGTCTGCAGCCGTTCTGAACCAAGTCGCCAACTCTCTTGGACTGGACGATTCGCCCCAATTCCAGCAACCGGGGCTGAGACAAAAAATTCTCGGCGGCTTCAGCTCCAACCGGTCATCTGCGGAATCAAGAGAGGCGACGCTTGAAGCCCTTCGCGAAGCGCTCAACGTCTACCGGATCGAAAGATCACTGGTGTTCGTTATCGTGGTCAAGCACACGGATGCGCAACTTGCGGCGGCAATCGCGAACGAGACCGCAAACGCTTATATCGAGCAATCCAGAACGAACCGCACCCAGTCGCTAGCACGAGCAAGCGAAAGCCTGAGTGAACAGGCAGAACAGTTGCGTGGCCGCGTCGAAACAGCCGAGGCCGCCGTGGAAGCCTACAAGGCACGGCAAGGCCTGATCAGCACCGCCGGCGGGTCGGTTGTCGACCAGCAGCTCGACGCTCTCAACAACCAGATCACAGAAGCCCGGGTTGCGATGGAAAGGGCCAAGGTCATCAATGATCAGATGGCATCTCTAACTCTGGCGGACGTCGAAGCGGGCGTCGTTCCCCAAGATGCGATCAGTTCGGTTCTGAATTCGTTGAGGGTCCAGTATTCGCGTATTGCCCAGCAGGAAGCTGAGGCTGCAACAACGCTTGGCGCCAATCACCCGACCTTGCGCGAATTACGATCGCAAATGAACAATACCGGACGTCAGATCCAGTCCGAACTTCAACGTATCAAGCAAACTGTCAAAGGCCAGTTCGAGCAAGCACGCCTCACCTTGAGCGGCCTGGAGCAGCAATCCAAGAACTTGCAGTCGCAGAACACACTGCAGGGCAAAGCACTTATTGAATTGCGCCAGCTGCAAAGCGAGGCTGATGCCAGCCGCAGTATCTATGAGGCATTCCTGAAGCGCTCAAGAGAACTGGAAGAACTTCCGGAACTGGACGCCAACAGCTCCAGGATACTTTCAGAAGCTCCGGTGCCATCCTCACCAACCGGACCCAACAAGATCGTTGCCCTTGGTGCGGGTAGCCTGTTCGGGTTTGTATTTGCGGCTGCCGGTGTGATCGGCCTGGCCCTTCTGCGCGGTAACCTGACCAGCGAACGCGCTGTCGTGACCGGAACAGGCGCTCCGATCCTGGCCAATATCTCCGCGCCGGCCAATGACCGCGGAAGCGGGTCCGCACTGACCGGATGGTTGGGAAAACCCGGGTCGTCAATTCAAAAGCAGAACGGAATTGCACGCACCCGGGTGGCCTATGCTCTCCGGCAGGCATTTGCAGACGAAAAGCCAGCCAACGTGCTCGTTCTGTCTATCGGGAACACGGGCAACACATCTCGCTTCATCCGGAATGTCGCTGTTGAATTGCATGACATGGGTGAAGAGGTGCTCTTTGCTCATACCGTCGGAAAACGCCGTGCAGATCAATCGTCAGACAGTACCGAGGCCTCGGCCAACCCAAGAGTAAATACCCTCAATAAGTTGGCCATGAACCTTTCCGATCAGGGCCTTGCAATCGCGGCCAACGATAGCGACCTCGGTTCGGTGTCGCAGAGGAAAGGCTTATCGAGTTATTTGCGTGTCGAGCAAATCGATACAAGACGAAAATACGCAGCCAACGCAGATCTTGCTTCCAGCTATGACGACTTTCTGCTGATCGACGCCGGTAACATTGATGCCAGCCCCCTGCTGCCTGTCCTTTTGCGCCATTGTGATGGTATCATACTGATCACAGCGCTTGGCGAAACCAGATCCAGTGACTTTGAGCGCACAACGGCCTATCTGGAGCCCTGGCAAGACCGGATCATCGGCAATGTTGTACTCTCAGCTGTCTGA
- a CDS encoding WecB/TagA/CpsF family glycosyltransferase: MNKVELDLQPWINTMEIGPLEISRLNRREAIGLIRSAVLRGERLDVAICNAHTVLTAIDDPEYAATLNRMTLLNDGIGIDLASRFLNGSPFPDNLNGTDFVPDVLKDIGLSLRIYLLGAEETQLQRARKHIEKTYPAHEVVGCRNGYFDMDDCQEVCAEISALRPDLILIAMGNPRQEKFIVQNRQNLDVKVAIGVGALFDFMSGSVARAPKIVRAAGLEWLFRLLQEPRRLFRRYVVGIPRFASAVFKFRFGG; this comes from the coding sequence ATGAACAAGGTTGAGTTGGATCTGCAACCGTGGATCAACACAATGGAAATTGGACCGTTGGAAATTTCGCGCCTGAATCGTCGGGAAGCGATTGGACTGATCCGGTCGGCCGTCCTTCGGGGCGAGCGATTGGATGTTGCCATTTGCAATGCTCATACGGTTCTGACCGCAATTGACGATCCGGAATATGCGGCGACACTCAATCGCATGACCTTGTTGAACGACGGGATCGGGATTGATCTCGCCAGCCGGTTTCTGAACGGGAGCCCTTTTCCTGACAATCTCAATGGCACGGACTTTGTGCCCGATGTCTTGAAAGACATTGGTCTTTCCCTGCGCATCTACCTGCTCGGAGCTGAGGAAACGCAATTACAGCGGGCTCGGAAACATATCGAGAAAACCTACCCTGCACACGAAGTCGTCGGCTGCAGAAACGGCTATTTCGATATGGATGATTGCCAGGAGGTATGCGCGGAGATCAGTGCGCTAAGGCCTGATCTTATTCTGATTGCCATGGGCAATCCGAGACAGGAAAAGTTCATCGTTCAAAATCGACAGAATCTAGATGTGAAAGTAGCGATCGGTGTTGGAGCGCTTTTCGATTTCATGTCGGGGTCCGTTGCCCGCGCGCCGAAGATTGTTCGCGCAGCTGGATTGGAATGGCTCTTCAGGTTGCTTCAGGAGCCGAGACGTTTGTTTCGCCGCTACGTCGTTGGAATTCCGAGATTTGCGTCCGCTGTGTTCAAATTCAGATTTGGCGGCTAG